The DNA sequence CTTACCGATCCGGCTTGGTCGGCGCCGCCGTCCTGGCTGCCTGGGTAGTACTTGTTGTTATTACGGTTTGTTGTTTTCACGGATGACGGGTGCGCAGGTGCGCAGCCGCCGACCCCGCGGGGGCAGTAAATGGTTTTGCAATCGTTGGGTGGCGTCAGCGCTTTTTGCGTTGCGCCGCACGCAGGCGGCAGGCCTCGCCGAATGCCTGGAAAATCCGCAGGTAGTTCGGGTTGTCCAGCACTTGCCATTCCGGGTGCCATTGCACGCCGAGGGCGAAGGTCGGGCTGTGCTCCACCGAGACCGCCTCGATCAGGCCGTCCGGCGCCACGGCTTCGGCGCGCAGGCCGGGAGCGAGGCGGTCGATGCCCTGACTGTGAATCGAGTTGACCTGGAATTCACCCGGCAGCTCCAGCGCTTCGAATACGCCACCGGCCAGCACTGTCACGGCGTGGGCCGGGGCGTACTGCACGGCGACATCCGGGCTATCGGCTTCGCGGTGATCGAGCATGCCCGGCAGCTCATGCACCTTCTGGTGCAGGCTGCCGCCGAACGCCACGTTCATTTCCTGGAAACCTCGGCAGATGCCGAGTACCGGAACGCCCGCCGCGATGGCTGCACGCAATAGAGGAAGAGTGGTGGCATCCCGCGCCGGATCGTGATCCGTGCCGGGAGCGCTGTCCGGGCCCTGATAGTGGAAAGGTTCCACGTTGGACGGCGAGCCGGTCAGCAACAGACCGTCGAGCTGACCCAGCAGGTCTTCGATTTCAGTCAGTTTGCCAAGGGAAGGAATGACGACGGGCAACCCCAGCGCCGCAACGCTGACAGCGCGAACGTACTTGTCGCCGCTGATGTGATAGGGGTGCAGGCCAATCTGTTTGACGCACGCAGTAACGCCGATCAATGGCTTGAATGCCATTTTTATTCACCTCGAAGTTTGACACTTGAACGAGCTTTTCCGGAGCTTAGCCTCGTTGATTTTAATTAACAACTCCCATGTAAAAAATTCTAAACGCCGTTCATCAAATCTTCATCAAGACCGGGGCTCTGGCCCCTGCATTGGCATGTGAGTGTTAAAAAAAGCCCGAAAAATAAACGCTGAGCGGCCCTGTGTTCGCTATTGACTTCACTTTGCCGTTCGGGTTGACTGGCTCGGCGAAACAGCAGTGAACATAATAATTAACAGCTAAATAGGTGCATCATGTCGGTCCCTCTGCGTGCCGTTCAACTCAACGAAGCAAACGCATTCCTTAAGAAACATCCTGAGGTTTTGTACGTCGACCTTCTGATTGCAGACATGAACGGTGTGGTGCGCGGCAAGCGCATCGAGCGCACCAGTCTTCATAAGGTGTACGAAAAAGGCATCAACCTGCCGGCCTCGCTTTTCGCTCTCGACATCAATGGCTCCACGGTGGAAAGCACCGGTCTGGGCCTGGACATCGGCGACTCCGACCGTATCTGCTACCCGATCCCCGGCACCCTGAGCATCGAGCCTTGGCAGAAGCGTCCGACCGCTCAACTGCTGATGACCATGCACGAACTGGAAGGCGAGCCGTTCTTTGCCGACCCGCGTGAAGTGTTGGCCAACGTGGTGCGCAAGTTCGACGAACTGGGCCTGACCATCTGCGCCGCGTTCGAACTCGAGTTCTACCTGATCGACCAGGACAACGTGAACGGCCGTCCGCAATCGCCGCGCTCGCCGGTTTCGGGCAAGCGTCCGGTGTCGACCCAGGTCTACCTGATCGACGACCTCGACGAATACGTCGACTGCCTGCAAGACATCCTCGAAGGCGCGAAAGAGCAGGGCATTCCTGCCGACGCCATCGTCAAGGAAAGCGCCCCGGCGCAGTTCGAAGTCAACCTGCACCACGTCTCCGACCCGATCAAGGCGTGCGACTACGCCGTCCTGCTCAAGCGTCTGGTGAAAAACATCGCCTACGACCACGAAATGGACACCACCTTCATGGCCAAGCCGTATCCGGGCCAGGCGGGCAACGGTCTGCACGTGCACATTTCGATTCTGGATAAAGAAGGCAACAACATCTTCGCCAGCGAGGATCCCGAGCAGAACGCCGCGCTGCGCCACGCGATCGGCGGTGTGCTGGAGACCCTGCCTGCGCAAATGGCTTTCCTGTGCCCGAACGTCAACTCGTACCGCCGATTCGGCGCGCAGTTCTACGTGCCGAACTCGCCGAGCTGGGGCATCGACAACCGTACCGTGGCCGTCCGCGTGCCGACCGGTTCGCCGGATGCCGTGCGCATCGAGCACCGTGTCGCCGGTGCCGACGCCAACCCGTACCTGCTGATGGCTTCCGTGCTGGCCGGCATCCACCACGGCCTGACCAACGAAATCGAGCCGGGCGCCCCGGTCGAAGGCAACAGCTACGAGCAGAACGAACAGAGCCTGCCGAACAACCTGCGCGATGCCCTGCGTGAGCTGGACGACAGCGAAGTCATGGCCCGCTACATCGACCCGATGTACATCGACGTGTTCGTCGCGTGCAAGGAAAGCGAGCTGGCCGAGTTCGAAAACTCGATCTCTGACCTTGAGTACAACTGGTATCTGCATACCGTCTGACGCTCGAGCACGATCTCGCTAACACCGCAAAACCTGTGGGAGCGACGGTGCGACGATTCGACTTGCCCGCGAAGAGGCCATCACCTTCAACATTGAAGGTGACTGACCCACCGTATTCGCGAGCAAGTCGAATCGTCGCACCGTCGCCCCCACAGGGATATCGGTCACTAATTCTTATGTGTGAGTCACCCCCATGACCATGACCCGCAACGACTGGGAACAACGCTTCCAGTCCCTGACCCTCGAATCCCGCGCCTTCATCAACGGCGAATACCGCCCGGCCATCAGTGGCGAAACCTTCGAATGCCTGAGCCCCGTCGACGGCCGTTTCCTGGCCTCCGTCGCCAGCACCGATGAAGCCGATGCCAACCTCGCCGTCGAAGCCGCGCGCCAATCCTTCAACTCCGGCGTGTGGGCCAACAAGGCCCCGGCCGAGCGCAAGCGCATCCTGATTCGCTTCGCCGACCTGATCCTGCAACACCAGGAAGAACTGGCGCTGCTCGAAACCCTCGACATGGGCAAACCGATCAGCGACTCGATGAGCATCGACATCCCGGCGACCGCCAACGCGATCCGCTGGAGCGCCGAAGCCATCGACAAGATCTACGACGAAGTCGCCGCCACCCCGCACGACCAACTCGGCCTGGTGACTCGCGAGCCATCCGGTGTGGTTGCGGCCATCGTGCCGTGGAACTTCCCGCTGATCATGGCCAGCTGGAAATTCGCCCCGGCATTGGCGGCAGGTAACTCGTTCATCCTCAAACCTTCGGAAAAATCCCCGCTGACCGCGATCCGCATCGCGCAACTGGCGCTGGATGCCGGTATTCCGAAAGGCGTGTTCAACGTCTTGCCAGGCTTCGGCCACACCGTCGGCAAGGCGCTGGCGCTGCACATGGACGTCGACGTGCTGGCCTTCACCGGCTCCACCGCGATTGCCAAGCAACTGATGATTTATGCCGGCCAAAGCAACATGAAACGCGTCTGGCTCGAAGCAGGGGGCAAGAGCCCGAACGTGGTGTTTGCCGACGCACCGGACTTGCGTGCGGCAGCACAAGCGGCGGCCGGCGCCATTGCGTTCAACCAGGGCGAAGTCTGCACCGCCGGCTCGCGCCTGCTGGTGGAGCGTTCGATCCGCGAGCAATTCATCCCGCTGCTGGTGGAAGCGCTGCAAGCATGGAAACCGGGTCACGCCCTGGATCCGGCGACCACCGTCGGCGCCGTGGTCGATCAGCGTCAACTGGACAACGTGCTGCGCTACATCAGCATCGGCCGCGAGCAGGGCGCCGAGCTGATCGCCGGCGGCCGACGCACCCTCGAAGAAACCGGCGGCACCTACATCGAGCCGACGATTTTCGACGGCGTGACCAACGCCATGACCATCGCCAAGGAAGAAATCTTCGGCCCGGTGCTGTCGCTGATCACCTTCGACACCGTTGAAGAAGCGCTGCACATCGCCAACGACAGCATCTTCGGCCTCGCCGCCGGGGTCTGGACCAGCAACCTGAGCAAGGCCCACACCTTCGCCCGTGGTCTGCGCGCCGGCAGCGTGTGGGTCAACCAGTACGACGGCGGCGACATGACCGCGCCGTTCGGTGGCTTCAAACAGTCGGGCAACGGTCGCGACAAATCGCTGCACGCGTTCGACAAGTACACCGAGCTGAAAGCGACCTGGATCAAGCTCTGACTCTTTTACAGCGGTGGTCGCCTGCAACCGGCGACCCTCGGAGAATAAAAAAATGAAACAACAACACGTGAACAGCTACTACGCCGCCACCCGCAACGAAGTGATCGATTTCCCGATCCTCGAAGAGTCGGTGGAGTGCGATGTCTGCATCATCGGCGCCGGCTACACCGGCCTGTCCTCGGCGCTGTTCCTGAGCGAAGCCGGCTACAAGGTGACGGTGCTGGAAGCGGCGAAAGTCGGCTACGGCGCCAGCGGTCGCAACGGCGGTCAGCTGGTCAACTCCTACAGCCGCGACGTCGATGTGATCGAAGAACGCTACGGCGACAAGACCGCCGAAATCCTCGGCAGCATGATCTTCGAAGGCGCCGACATCATCCGTTCGCGCATCAAGGAATACGACATCAAATGCGACTACCGCCCGGGCGGCATTTTCGCAGCGATGAACAACAAACAGCTCAAGGGACTCGCCGAACAAAAGCGTAGCTGGGAACGTTACGGCAATAAAAACCTGAAGATGCTCGACGCTGCGGACATCCGCCGCGAAGTCGGTTCCGACGCCTACGTCGGTGGTCTGCTGGACATGCAGGGCGGCCACATCCACCCGC is a window from the Pseudomonas gozinkensis genome containing:
- a CDS encoding gamma-glutamyl-gamma-aminobutyrate hydrolase family protein, with product MAFKPLIGVTACVKQIGLHPYHISGDKYVRAVSVAALGLPVVIPSLGKLTEIEDLLGQLDGLLLTGSPSNVEPFHYQGPDSAPGTDHDPARDATTLPLLRAAIAAGVPVLGICRGFQEMNVAFGGSLHQKVHELPGMLDHREADSPDVAVQYAPAHAVTVLAGGVFEALELPGEFQVNSIHSQGIDRLAPGLRAEAVAPDGLIEAVSVEHSPTFALGVQWHPEWQVLDNPNYLRIFQAFGEACRLRAAQRKKR
- a CDS encoding glutamine synthetase family protein, yielding MSVPLRAVQLNEANAFLKKHPEVLYVDLLIADMNGVVRGKRIERTSLHKVYEKGINLPASLFALDINGSTVESTGLGLDIGDSDRICYPIPGTLSIEPWQKRPTAQLLMTMHELEGEPFFADPREVLANVVRKFDELGLTICAAFELEFYLIDQDNVNGRPQSPRSPVSGKRPVSTQVYLIDDLDEYVDCLQDILEGAKEQGIPADAIVKESAPAQFEVNLHHVSDPIKACDYAVLLKRLVKNIAYDHEMDTTFMAKPYPGQAGNGLHVHISILDKEGNNIFASEDPEQNAALRHAIGGVLETLPAQMAFLCPNVNSYRRFGAQFYVPNSPSWGIDNRTVAVRVPTGSPDAVRIEHRVAGADANPYLLMASVLAGIHHGLTNEIEPGAPVEGNSYEQNEQSLPNNLRDALRELDDSEVMARYIDPMYIDVFVACKESELAEFENSISDLEYNWYLHTV
- a CDS encoding aldehyde dehydrogenase, which produces MTMTRNDWEQRFQSLTLESRAFINGEYRPAISGETFECLSPVDGRFLASVASTDEADANLAVEAARQSFNSGVWANKAPAERKRILIRFADLILQHQEELALLETLDMGKPISDSMSIDIPATANAIRWSAEAIDKIYDEVAATPHDQLGLVTREPSGVVAAIVPWNFPLIMASWKFAPALAAGNSFILKPSEKSPLTAIRIAQLALDAGIPKGVFNVLPGFGHTVGKALALHMDVDVLAFTGSTAIAKQLMIYAGQSNMKRVWLEAGGKSPNVVFADAPDLRAAAQAAAGAIAFNQGEVCTAGSRLLVERSIREQFIPLLVEALQAWKPGHALDPATTVGAVVDQRQLDNVLRYISIGREQGAELIAGGRRTLEETGGTYIEPTIFDGVTNAMTIAKEEIFGPVLSLITFDTVEEALHIANDSIFGLAAGVWTSNLSKAHTFARGLRAGSVWVNQYDGGDMTAPFGGFKQSGNGRDKSLHAFDKYTELKATWIKL